A stretch of the Synechocystis sp. PCC 7338 genome encodes the following:
- the pstS gene encoding phosphate ABC transporter substrate-binding protein PstS — protein MTTFKQIKKLSKHLVPTASVLALTVGLAACGGGGGGDTAQTGGGDSTAADAFANKVSLTGAGASFPAPLYQGWFVALNQAVPNLEVNYQSVGSGAGVEQFMSKTVDFGASDVAMNDEEIAQVNGEVIMLPMTAGSVVMAYNLPGVEGLKLSQENLAGIMLGNITTWNDPKLVADNPDLTLPDRPITVVHRSDGSGTTAVFTMNLAAMSPEFKETIGEGKTVEWPTSKGKFIGGKGNEGVTAGIQQNEGAIGYVEYGYATNNNLTMASLQNKDGQFIVPTDANASATLAAVELPENLREFITNPAGAESYPIVTYSWMLIYPQYADAEKAKGIEAMVEFGLNEGQTMAPALGYVPLPQNVREKVAAAADKLSPDYTITLK, from the coding sequence ATGACTACTTTCAAGCAGATTAAAAAGTTGTCCAAGCATTTAGTGCCCACAGCTTCTGTCCTGGCACTAACCGTTGGTCTGGCGGCCTGTGGTGGCGGTGGTGGTGGCGACACAGCCCAAACCGGTGGTGGCGATTCTACTGCCGCAGATGCCTTTGCCAATAAAGTTTCCTTGACCGGTGCCGGTGCTAGTTTTCCTGCTCCCCTTTACCAAGGCTGGTTTGTTGCCCTCAATCAAGCTGTGCCTAACTTAGAAGTTAACTATCAGTCCGTGGGTAGTGGGGCTGGGGTTGAGCAATTCATGAGTAAGACCGTGGATTTTGGTGCCAGTGACGTGGCCATGAACGATGAAGAGATTGCCCAAGTGAATGGTGAAGTCATTATGTTACCCATGACCGCTGGGAGTGTGGTTATGGCCTATAACTTGCCTGGCGTCGAGGGCTTGAAACTATCCCAGGAAAATTTGGCTGGCATTATGCTAGGCAACATCACCACCTGGAATGACCCCAAACTGGTGGCTGATAACCCCGATCTAACCTTGCCCGATCGCCCGATCACGGTGGTGCATCGTTCCGATGGTAGCGGTACCACGGCCGTTTTCACCATGAACTTGGCCGCTATGAGTCCCGAATTCAAGGAGACCATTGGCGAAGGTAAAACCGTAGAGTGGCCCACAAGTAAAGGTAAATTCATCGGTGGTAAAGGCAATGAAGGGGTGACCGCTGGCATTCAACAGAATGAAGGGGCCATTGGTTACGTTGAGTACGGCTATGCCACCAACAATAACCTCACCATGGCTAGTTTGCAGAACAAGGATGGACAGTTCATTGTCCCGACCGATGCAAACGCTTCGGCTACATTGGCCGCAGTGGAACTGCCAGAAAACCTGCGGGAATTCATCACCAACCCGGCTGGGGCTGAATCCTATCCCATTGTTACCTATAGCTGGATGTTGATTTATCCCCAGTACGCCGATGCAGAAAAGGCCAAGGGCATAGAGGCAATGGTGGAGTTTGGCTTGAATGAAGGACAAACCATGGCCCCTGCTTTGGGCTATGTGCCCCTGCCGCAAAATGTACGAGAAAAAGTGGCCGCCGCCGCTGACAAGCTTTCTCCCGATTACACCATTACCCTCAAGTAA
- a CDS encoding PstS family phosphate ABC transporter substrate-binding protein — protein MFDLRRLSRGIVPMALLLLGISACTPSQTNQPIAIDGSSTVYPITEAIVKDYSAGKEVAEIDVKFSGTTGGFRAFCEGKTDIADASRPINKEEMKLCNENQVRYVELPIAFDAITVVGNPKNDWLKSLTVEELKRIWEPAAEKTLTRWNQVRPEFPDQPINLYSPGENSGTFDYFTEAIVGQAGASRLDSLKSEDDEILVQGVVQDLYSLGYFGFAYYEARIADLKAIGVDDGKGPVLPSRETVEKSEYQPLSRPLFIYVNATKAQENPALREFVDFYLANVPTTATKVGYIPLPQEAYDLGKISFNKGEVGTVFDGKSDLDLTIGELLKKQASFE, from the coding sequence ATGTTTGATTTACGTCGATTGAGCCGGGGCATTGTCCCTATGGCTTTGCTCTTGTTGGGAATTTCTGCTTGTACACCATCCCAGACCAACCAACCGATCGCCATTGATGGTTCGAGTACGGTTTATCCCATTACCGAGGCGATCGTAAAAGACTATTCCGCAGGGAAAGAGGTCGCTGAGATTGATGTAAAATTTTCCGGTACTACCGGGGGGTTTCGGGCATTTTGCGAGGGCAAAACCGATATTGCCGATGCGTCTCGCCCCATTAATAAAGAAGAAATGAAATTATGCAACGAAAACCAAGTGAGGTATGTGGAGTTGCCCATTGCTTTCGATGCCATCACTGTGGTTGGTAATCCGAAAAATGATTGGCTTAAAAGTTTGACCGTCGAAGAACTAAAGCGCATTTGGGAGCCGGCCGCCGAAAAAACCTTGACCCGCTGGAACCAAGTCCGGCCTGAATTTCCTGACCAACCCATTAACCTGTATTCCCCCGGGGAAAATTCTGGCACCTTTGATTACTTTACCGAGGCGATCGTTGGTCAAGCTGGAGCGAGTCGTTTAGATAGCTTAAAAAGTGAAGACGATGAAATTTTGGTGCAGGGAGTTGTCCAAGACCTTTATTCCCTAGGCTATTTTGGTTTTGCCTACTACGAAGCTCGTATCGCTGACTTGAAAGCCATTGGGGTGGATGACGGTAAAGGGCCAGTGCTACCCTCCCGGGAAACGGTGGAAAAATCTGAGTATCAACCCCTATCCCGTCCTTTATTTATTTATGTCAATGCGACTAAAGCCCAAGAAAATCCAGCCCTACGGGAATTTGTCGATTTCTATCTAGCCAATGTCCCAACCACTGCCACCAAGGTCGGTTACATTCCCCTACCCCAGGAAGCCTACGATTTAGGAAAAATTAGTTTTAACAAAGGGGAAGTGGGCACAGTCTTCGACGGCAAGAGTGACCTGGACCTGACCATTGGCGAGTTGTTAAAGAAACAAGCCTCCTTTGAATGA
- a CDS encoding pentapeptide repeat-containing protein has translation MATFSSLEIFNPHATAMALRADFHWHVQGEKGHLALTLTPQPNGQWLSLLGGKLRFWLRGIGLSVQAEGATTNHGQNFFNVGETIFTSESVAPQAVNVELALTGQWARLQAEVKAEARQVAIAETQGLWPPDVSPNQLAIADRLLAKFVAENHLTPALCWGQWLLTKSDDADDPQIIWQPLYNVENNRIVTEANTVNLGDRLQSVINSPHLDCLALAKLVGLDSQRDLAGGKFVGANLNGIDLSNSLLMDGNFRGAILTDSDLSNADLRRTNFRGADLSGAYLEGANLHQADFRKSSLAVATLIGTDLRGANLRGATLQNVNFSGARVENLYFGDNPGLPPSRQAWLLENGAQLASESVQEMLR, from the coding sequence ATGGCAACCTTTTCCTCCCTTGAAATTTTCAATCCTCATGCCACGGCCATGGCCTTAAGGGCGGATTTTCATTGGCATGTCCAGGGGGAGAAGGGCCATCTGGCTTTGACTTTAACTCCCCAACCTAACGGCCAATGGTTATCACTATTGGGGGGAAAACTACGTTTTTGGCTCCGGGGCATTGGTTTATCCGTCCAAGCTGAAGGGGCAACCACCAACCATGGGCAAAATTTTTTCAATGTGGGGGAGACAATTTTTACCTCAGAGAGCGTTGCTCCCCAAGCCGTAAATGTTGAACTCGCCCTGACTGGACAATGGGCTCGACTCCAAGCAGAAGTTAAAGCAGAAGCTCGCCAGGTGGCGATCGCCGAAACCCAGGGTCTTTGGCCGCCGGATGTGAGTCCGAACCAGTTGGCCATTGCTGATCGTCTGTTGGCTAAGTTTGTGGCAGAAAATCACCTAACTCCGGCCCTTTGTTGGGGCCAATGGCTCTTGACCAAATCAGACGATGCTGATGATCCCCAAATTATTTGGCAACCTCTGTACAATGTCGAAAATAATCGCATCGTAACCGAAGCAAACACCGTTAACCTTGGCGATCGCCTTCAATCGGTAATCAATTCCCCCCATTTAGATTGCCTGGCCCTGGCAAAATTAGTTGGCTTAGACTCACAACGGGACTTGGCCGGAGGCAAATTCGTGGGCGCTAACCTCAACGGCATCGACCTTAGTAACAGCTTACTGATGGATGGTAATTTCCGGGGAGCTATTCTTACAGATAGCGACTTGAGCAATGCCGATCTCCGCCGCACTAACTTTCGGGGTGCAGACCTGAGTGGAGCCTACCTTGAAGGAGCAAACCTTCATCAAGCGGATTTCCGCAAAAGCAGTTTAGCCGTGGCAACTTTAATCGGCACAGACCTAAGGGGCGCAAATTTGCGGGGAGCCACTCTCCAAAACGTCAATTTCAGCGGGGCAAGGGTGGAAAACCTGTACTTTGGCGATAATCCAGGGCTCCCCCCTAGTCGGCAAGCCTGGTTGTTGGAAAATGGGGCTCAGTTGGCTTCCGAATCGGTGCAGGAAATGTTACGCTGA